The nucleotide window TAATTTCCTTGTTCATGGCTGTCATATGCTCTGCATGAACTAATAATGCCTCGATAGATGTAAAGCTTTTTGCAGCCACTTTAAGGTCCTTAAGATCATCGGAACCTTTTTCAAGTTTACTCGATTCATTACCCCGTTTCTTTAGAAAATCAAGAAACCCAATGTCTTTTTCAATCTTTTCAATGGCTGAAATGGGGGACAAATGCTTCAGGCCGCGTATCAGGGTTACGGTCTTTTTTAACTTTTTCTCTTGAAAGACGTGTGCAGTTTTCAAGTGTGACAGGGCCTCAAGAAAACTGCAATCTTTGAGGATGCTCTCTGCTTTAATATCTTTAAGAACTGTTTGTTTTAAAAATAATAACGGCAAAATATCTGCGAGCGCCTGTGGGTCATCTTCCTTTAAGCAAACCTTTAAAAAGGAAAGGGCACTTCTGACAATATAGCGGTCATAAAAGCTTTCTGCATCCTGGTCAATTTTAAACGGCAGATTTGAGCTGGCCAATCGTTCAAATATTGACCGTGAGGCGACATTTGTCCGATAAAGAATCGCAAAATCCCCAGGGTTTGCTCCCTTCGCAATCTGCTCCTGGATATCTGTGACAATCATGGTTGCCTCTTCCTCCTCATCGTAAGGGAAAAATAACAACGGCAGCGCTCCAGATGTAAATTGTGCCTTCATCTTCTTTGTTCTTCTCACTTTATTCGCAGCAATCATTTGATTGGCGGCTGCGACAATTTCATGGGAAGATCGATAGTTTTGGTCTAAGGTAACCAATTTAGAATAAGGAAAGTCTTTTTCAAACTCAAGCAAATAGGTGGGATCACTTCCCCTGAAGGAGTAAATCGCTTGATCATCATCGCCAACAGCACATACATTTCGATGTTTACCAGAAAGTAGTTTAATGAGTTCGTATTGAACCTTGTTTATATCTTGAAACTCGTCAATTAAAAAGTAATGAAAACGATTTTGATATTGTTCAAGCAGGTCAGGAGTATTCCTTAGAAGCTGATGGCAGCCTATAAGCATATCGTCAAAATCAAATAGTCCTTCCTGTTGTTTATATTCCTCATACTTTCGATAAAGGAATGCAGCCTTTTCTTCCCACTCAGTTATGGGCTGCACCTCATTTGGAAACAGAAGTGAGTTTTTCCAAAAACCAATTTGCTGCAACACTAAGTCATAGGCAAATTCCTTTTCAGATAGGTTAAGCTCTTTACCGGCGGCCTTCAAAATTTTATCCCGCTGCCATTCTTTTTTCAGCAGTTTGTCAGATGACCAATTTGCTCCATCATGGAACATAAGGATCCGATAGAAAATACTGTGAAACGTGCCGGTAACGATGCGATTGATTGTTTCTCTTTTCATATTTGGATACGACTGCAAACGATTCTTCATTTCAGCGGCGGCCTTTGAAGTAAAGGTGACAAGCATGATAGAACTTGGATCGATTTGTTTTTCATTCAGCATATAGGACGTACGTGCTGTGAGCACCCGGGTCTTCCCGCTTCCAGCACCTGCAAGGACTAATAACGAGCCCTCGGTTTCCATGACGGCTTCAGCCTGACTTTGATCAAGGATGGTCCCATTTTCAGCAAGCTGCTGTAAATAGGGTGGATAATCACGAGGGAAATTTCCAATTGGTTGGTTAAACGGGACAGTGTATTCAATGTGTTTTGCAGGTTTGAAGAGTTCTAAATCTGTAGGGGGCGCAGTAATGGTTCTGCCCTGCGGGATCTTAAATCCGTTCCTCTCGATATAGTGCTGTTCATGATCGTCCATTTTAACAATGGGAGGAAGCGGGTCCGGACAATGCCTTTCCGGTGAGTGAGGATGGAAAAAATATGGGTTACCATAGATTCCAAGATACATGCGCACCTTCTCATTGCAACAAGGGCAGTGGAGCTCATTATTTTTTCCAGCAAGATATATTTTTTGAAATTGATCCCGTGCTAGTTTAGTGAGATCAATAGTCTGATTTTTATAGATAGCTATTTTCATATTTAAACCTCTATTTCTTGAAGTAAGACATGTTCTATCATAACAAAACAGGTGGGGAACGGAAAGTGTTTGCTTTATTATCCAAAAATAGAAAAAACACTTGCCACGGATTGGCAAGTGTAGAGGTTAAACTTCTTTAATCATCGTTCGATGGGGAATTCCTGCATCCATAAATTCCTCTGAGACTACTTCATAGCCAAGTCTAGCATAGAAGGGGATGGCTTGTGTCTGGGCATTAAGTTTTAATTTGTGTAATCCCTGCATTTGGGCATAGCTTTCTATTTCGTTCATAAGCGCCTTGCCTGTACCTGTCTTTCGGGCTCCTTTCATCACACAAATTCGTTCCACTTTCCCATAGCCGTCAACAATCCGAAATCTGCCGGCACCGACAGGAGCACCTTCCTGGTACATGACAAAATGAGTGGCTTCATCCTCGAATTGGTCGATTTCCTCTTCAAGCGGAACATTTTGTTCTTCCACAAAAACAATCTTTCTAACAGAAAAAGCATCTTCAAGTTCATTTTGATTCTCGACAATCTTAACTTTCACGATAACCTATTCCTTTCCCAGACGAAAAGTTTCATAAACAGTCCATGATCCATTTTCCAATTGATAAAGTAAATGGAAGCGGTCCACCGTTTCTTCGTGATTCACTTTAGTCATCCTTAGTGAACCAAACACATCGGAGTGCTCATCATTGGAAAGCTTTTGTCCAATTGTAATATGGGGCACAAAGGCATAGTCTGTCGTTTGTTCGTTAAATTCCTGTTTAATCTCAGCATGCAAGTTTAAAAGTTCTTCAGTTGGCTCTATTTTAAAATAGATAACATTATTTACAGGTTGAAAAGAGCTAATTTTAGATGTTTTTAAGGTGAAAGGTTTTGTATTGCCAGCGATTTGCCGTAATTTATCAGCATATTCCTTGGCATCCTCTTCAAGAGCTTCAAAACCATTCTTTATCGTTACATGTGGAGGAATAAGGGAATAATGTGGGTCATAGCGTTTGCGATAAGAATTCACTAAGTCTTGAAGCTTTTTGGATGGGAAAATAACTACACCAAATTTCATACGTTTACCTCCATTGAATTAAAATATTTTAGTAAAATAACATAGGACTTCTTGTTATTATAGCAAATTTTCAAAATATATAAAATGACTTTAGTACTAATGTAATGTCTGTTAGACTAAAACATCATTTTAAGGGCACGTCTTAAATCCGGCTGCCAGTATGTCCATGTATGATTGCCCCTAAATTCTTCATAAAAATAGGTAAAAGGTTTCTCCGTCATCACTTTGGAAAGCTGTCGGTTGGGGCTTAAGAAATCACTTGTTTTTCCATCGGTAGTTTTTACTTCTATTTCTTGTGTGCCAATACCGTGATAAATCTCGATTAGCTGTGCCTCTTTAAACTCTTCGACTAATTTCAATACCTTATCGTTAACAAAAGGAGACTGTAGCAGCACTTTCCCAAAGGTATGCGGGTAATAAAGCGCAGTCATTAATGAGACGGTTGCCCCTAAAGAGTCACCAATTAGCGCCCTTGTCGAGCCCATATGGTAGGTAGGAAATTCTTTATCAAGAAAAGGCACTAATTCATGCGCAAGAAACCGTATGTATTGTTGATTTTGCTCACCGTCCGGGTGGTACTTTCGTCGGCGGTCTTCCACATTCTTATAGGGTATCCCAACTATAATTATATTTTCAATTTCTCGTTCAAAAAGAAACTCATCTGCCAATCGACCAATTCGACCAAGCTGAAAATAATCCCGTCCATCCTGAGCGATTAGCAGCGAGTATTTATAGAGCGGCGAGAAGTTTGCAGGCAGATAAATAAGGAGCTGCATTTCTTCTCCAAGTTCGTTACTTTGAAAGGTAAGTTCTTTGA belongs to Neobacillus sp. OS1-2 and includes:
- a CDS encoding GNAT family N-acetyltransferase, with amino-acid sequence MKVKIVENQNELEDAFSVRKIVFVEEQNVPLEEEIDQFEDEATHFVMYQEGAPVGAGRFRIVDGYGKVERICVMKGARKTGTGKALMNEIESYAQMQGLHKLKLNAQTQAIPFYARLGYEVVSEEFMDAGIPHRTMIKEV
- a CDS encoding ATP-dependent helicase, producing MKIAIYKNQTIDLTKLARDQFQKIYLAGKNNELHCPCCNEKVRMYLGIYGNPYFFHPHSPERHCPDPLPPIVKMDDHEQHYIERNGFKIPQGRTITAPPTDLELFKPAKHIEYTVPFNQPIGNFPRDYPPYLQQLAENGTILDQSQAEAVMETEGSLLVLAGAGSGKTRVLTARTSYMLNEKQIDPSSIMLVTFTSKAAAEMKNRLQSYPNMKRETINRIVTGTFHSIFYRILMFHDGANWSSDKLLKKEWQRDKILKAAGKELNLSEKEFAYDLVLQQIGFWKNSLLFPNEVQPITEWEEKAAFLYRKYEEYKQQEGLFDFDDMLIGCHQLLRNTPDLLEQYQNRFHYFLIDEFQDINKVQYELIKLLSGKHRNVCAVGDDDQAIYSFRGSDPTYLLEFEKDFPYSKLVTLDQNYRSSHEIVAAANQMIAANKVRRTKKMKAQFTSGALPLLFFPYDEEEEATMIVTDIQEQIAKGANPGDFAILYRTNVASRSIFERLASSNLPFKIDQDAESFYDRYIVRSALSFLKVCLKEDDPQALADILPLLFLKQTVLKDIKAESILKDCSFLEALSHLKTAHVFQEKKLKKTVTLIRGLKHLSPISAIEKIEKDIGFLDFLKKRGNESSKLEKGSDDLKDLKVAAKSFTSIEALLVHAEHMTAMNKEIKKLSKHFTDAISLSTIHRAKGLEYQTVYMVGAVDGSLPHDFALEAYRNGDFTALEEERRLFYVAMTRAKEQLYISLPSSRRGKKANRSRFLAPINKKKKTDS
- a CDS encoding esterase family protein yields the protein MEFPRGTIKELTFQSNELGEEMQLLIYLPANFSPLYKYSLLIAQDGRDYFQLGRIGRLADEFLFEREIENIIIVGIPYKNVEDRRRKYHPDGEQNQQYIRFLAHELVPFLDKEFPTYHMGSTRALIGDSLGATVSLMTALYYPHTFGKVLLQSPFVNDKVLKLVEEFKEAQLIEIYHGIGTQEIEVKTTDGKTSDFLSPNRQLSKVMTEKPFTYFYEEFRGNHTWTYWQPDLRRALKMMF
- a CDS encoding YjcG family protein; translated protein: MKFGVVIFPSKKLQDLVNSYRKRYDPHYSLIPPHVTIKNGFEALEEDAKEYADKLRQIAGNTKPFTLKTSKISSFQPVNNVIYFKIEPTEELLNLHAEIKQEFNEQTTDYAFVPHITIGQKLSNDEHSDVFGSLRMTKVNHEETVDRFHLLYQLENGSWTVYETFRLGKE